GAAGAGGTTTCGACCCGCCCGGCGACACTGGCAGAAGTGGGGATGCAGCTCGAGCAGGTGCCGCTGCGCGCCCCCGCAGAGCGGGAAGCCGCGCTGGCCGATGTCGAGCAGGCCCTGAGCCAGGCGCAACGCGGCGGGCTCAGCGGGGATCGACGGCTGGCGGCGCAGCTGCTCGCCGGCGAGGTCCAGTACGGTCGCCACGACTACGCTCGGGCCTCGCAGTACTTCGGCGAGGCGGAGAAGTCCGGCGGCGTCTTCGCCGACGATGCCGGCATGGCGCGCATCCAAGCGCTGGAGGCCAAGGGCCAGGATGCCGAGGCCGCCAAGGAATGGGCGAAGTGGGAGAAACGCTACCCGCAGAGCTCGCTCCTTCCGGAAGTGCGGCTGGCGCGGACCTGGAACGCCATCCGCCGCATGGCCCTGGAGGAAGCGGCGAGGACGCTGGCGGAGTTGGTGAAGCAGCGGCCGCATCTGCAGAAGGATCCGCGCGTCGTCCTGGCCGATGCGACGCTCCACTATCTGAACCAGAGGTACAACGAGGCTCTCGCCGCTCTCGGAACGCAGAGCGGCGCCGGGCCCACCTACTTGCGGGCACTGTGTCAGGCAGCTCTCGGCGCTCGTCTCAAGGCGGCGGCCCACTATCAGGAAGTCGTGGACCGCTACCCCGAGTCGCCGCTCCGCGAGCACGCCATGCTCGCCAAGGCCAACTCGTTCCTGGAGAGCAAGGCGTTCCGCAGCGCCGCGGAAGAATTCCGCCGCGTGGCGGAACGGGTGCAGACGCCGGACCTGCGCGCCGAGGCCGAGCTGCGCCGCGCCGGGGCTCTGGTGCTGGATGGCGACACCGCAACCGGCAGCAGCGAGCTGCAAGGCGTGGTGGCGAAGTACCCCGGCACGGGCTTCGCCGCTCGCGCCCAGTACCTCCTCGGCGAGGTGGCGTACTCGCAGCAGCAGTACGAGCCCGCCATCGTCGAGTACAACCGACTCCTCACCACCTATTTCGAACATGCCTTGGCGGCGACGGCCCAGTATCGGGTCGGCCGCTGCTTGGACGCGCTCAACCGCAAGGCCGAGGCGACGAGCGCCTACCAGGCCGTCGTCCGCGGCTATCCCTTGGAAGCGGAGTCGCCGGCAGCGGCCTACCTGGCCGGTGTGGGTCTCATGGAGCAGGGCAAGCCGTTGATCGCGGCGCCCTACTTCCAGCTCGTGCTCGACCGTTACGCCCAGCGTCCGAAGGATGCGGCGGTGCTGGTCTTCGCTTCGCCGGAACATCAAGAGCTGGTGGAAGCGGCGCTCTGTCTCTTGGAGCTCTGCTACCACAAGGCCGGGGACCTGGGGCAGCTCTCCGGGGCGCCGCACATGACGCTGCAGCAGATGCCGCCGAGCCGTTCCAGCTGGCGCGCCTACGCGCTGCTCATCGACGCCGACGCGCTGGCCGCCATGGGCCGGCACGACGAGGCCCAGGGCACGCTCAGCAAGCTGGTGCAGGAGTTCCCGGACCACGCCGTGGCGCTGCACGCCAACCGGTTGCTGGCTTGGACCTACGCGCAGCAGGGCAAGGACGCCCTCGCCATCGAGACGGAGCAGCGCATGCTGGTGCGCTACGCCGCCACGGGCAACGCCGATTTCCTGGGCAGCGCCTACCTCAACAAGGCGCACGTGCTCTTCAATTCCAAGAAATACGCCGAGGCGGCGGCGGCCTACGACGATTACCTGAAACGCTTCGCCGGTCACTCCGGCCGCCAACTGGCTCTCTACCAGGCGGGCGTCGCCTACACGCGGCTCGACCGCAACGGCGACGCCGTGGATCGTTGGGAGATGCTGGTGAAGGAAGCGCCGAAGTCGGAGATCGCCGAACGCGCCTGGGCGCGGGTCGGAGACCTCTACTTCCGCGCCGAGCACTACGCCGATGCCAAGCGCTGCTACCAAGGGTTGCTGGAGAACTTCGCCGAGAGCCAGGCGGCGGCGCTCGCGCACCTGCGCCTGGCGCAGTGCGACTACAACGCCGGCCGCGACGGTGAAGCCTTGCAGGAATTCTCCGAGGTCGGCCAGCGTTACCCCGGTACCGTCATGGCGAAGGAAGCGGCCCGCGGCAGCGAGCTCGCTCTCTACCGCCTCGGTCAGGACAAGGGCGGCATCGCCACCTTGGCGCAGCTGGTGGAGCAGTACCCGACCAGCTCCTTCGCCGCCGACGCCCAGTTCCGCATCGCCATGCACCATTACGAGGCGAAACGCTGGGCCGAGGCCATCGAGGGCTTCCGCCGCGTGGTGACCCAGTTCCCTGGCTTCACCGCCGCCGATCAAGCGCACTTCCTCATGGCCGACGCCGCCGAGCAGAACCAGCAGACCGACGAGGCGCGGCGCGGCTACGACCAGTTCCTCATGTTCTTCCCCGAGAGCGAGCTGCGGCCGACGGCACAGTTCCGCCTCGGGATGCTGGACTTCCAGGCCGGCGACCACATGCGCGCCGCGGTGCAGTTCACCGGCGTCTTGGACAGCGAAAAAGCCAACGCCGAAACCAGGACGGCCTGCCTCTACAACCTGGCGCTCTGCCAGCGCGTGCTGGGCGACACGGAAGCGGCCCGCACCTCTTTGGAGCGCTACCGCACCGAGCATCCCGGGGATCCTCGCAGCATCGACGTGGCCTACCAGCTCGGCGACCTGCATGAGAAGGCGGGCCACTGTGGCCAGGCCTTGGAGGAGTACCAGAAGGCTCTGGCCGGCGGACCCCCGGCGAAGCTCGCTGTCGAGCTCTACTACCGCATGGGCGCTTGCCGCGAGCAGGAAGGCCAGGCGGACGCTGCCGTGGCCTCGTACCAGAAGGCCATGCAGGCATCGGACAAGTCCGACGCCTTCCGTCTCTCCGCCGTGGTGCGTCTGGCGACGCTGCACGAGGAGAAGGGCAACTTCAAGGGTGCGCTGGCAGCGTACCGCGACCTCGTCCGCAATGCCAAGGACGCGGAGATGGTGGCAGCCGCGAAGGAGCGCGTTGCCCAGCTCGAAGCCGCAGTTCCGTAGAGGGAAGGAGTCCGCACCATGATGTCGTTCGACTGGCTTCAAATCATCGGCACGAGCCCCACGATGCTCTGCCTCCTGGCGTGCAGCGTGCTGACCACGGGCGTCGTGCTCGAGCGCCTGTACTACTACTGGAAGCGGCGGGGCAACCCGGACGAGACGCTGGCCACGGCGATGACGCGCCTGCGTGCCGGCGAGGTCAAGGAGGCCATCTGGGCCTGCCGCAAGACCGGCCATCCCATGGGTTCGGTGGCGGCGCAGGTCCTGGAGCAGCGCGGGCTGCCGGCGCAGGAAGTGGAAGAAAAGATGCAGGTGTCCCTGTCGGAACAACGCCTGCTCTTGGAGCGCAACATGGGCTTCCTGGGAACCATGGCTGGCGCCGCGCCCCTCATCGGCCTCTTGGGCACCGTGTGGGGCATCATGCGCGCCTTCCATGACATGGCCATGTCCGGCTCGTCGTCGCCTTCCGTGGTGGCGGCAGGGATCGCCGAGGCGCTGATCACCACGGCCACGGGTCTCGTCGTTGCCGTGCCGGCCCTCATGTTCCACAACCACTTCGCCCGCCAGATGAACGTCATGTTGACGGTGGCGGAGAATCACACGCGCAGCCTGCGTGCTGCGGCCGGCGAGCACTCGGTATCGGGCCGCCACGTCCCCGAGGGGGCGACGACGCGGCACCCGGTGGGAGCCGGTGCCTGAACGGTAGGTTTTGCAGAGCTCACAGCTCGAATGGGAGAACATCGTGTTCCAGAAGTCGCTGCCGAAGTCGGACGATCTCAGCATCAACATGACGCCGCTCATCGACGTCTCCCTGGTGCTCGTGGTCATTCTGTTGCTGGCGGCGCCGCTCGCCTTCGAGGCCAGCATCGGGGTGAACCAGGCGGAAGCCCGGGCCCAGAAGGCCAAGCAGGTGGAGAAGCACGAGTTCATCGAGATCGCCGTCGTCTCCGACGACAGCGTGCGGATCAACCGGCGCATGGTGGGGCGGGAGAACCTGACCTATGCCTTGCAGCCGCTGCTCGAGCGCAGCGCCGAACGCCAGGTGCTCTTGTCCTGTGCCGACGGCATCACCCACGGCACCTTCGTCGAGGTCCTGGACGTGACCAAGTGCGCTGGTGCCAGCGAGATCGCCGTGCTCGGGAGGTAACATGGGCGCGCTCATCGTGAAACCAAAGGTGCCGATGGCCAAGATCAACGTCACGCCGATCATCGACGTGGCGCTGACGCTGGTCGTCATCCTGATGATGACCATGCCCATGCTCTCGGTCGCCAACATCGATGTGGAGGTGCCGCAGGCGCGCACCCGCGGCATCGAGAGCCAGAGCCGGCTCACCGTCACCCTGGGGAGGTCGGGAGAGCTGGCCATCGACGACGACATGGTGGAGTTCGCCCGCTTCGACAACGAGCTCCACAGCCGCTTGCAGGGGACCGGCGAGGGAACCCTCGTCGTCGTGCGCGCCGATCGCGGCGTGCAGTACGCCCAGGTGGCCGACATCCTCGCCCGGGTGCGTGGCGCCGGCGCTCAACGCATGGCGGTGGCGGCATCGCCGAAGACGGAGGAACGGCAGTGAGTGCCATCGCGGCACGACAGGAGCACCGGTTCATCTCGGTGCAGACCCGGCGGGCGCAGATCACCAGCTTCCTGGTGCATCTCATCCTGCTCACCTGGCTGGCGCTCCGACCCATGGTCCTGGCCGAAGGGCCGACGCTGACCGAGATCGCCTGGATCGACCCGTCGAGCTTGAAGCCGGCGTCGCCTCCTCCAGGTCCGGCCTCACCGCCGCCGGCAGCGGCCGCGGCGGAAGCCGCGGCTCCGAGCACCCAGGCGACACGGCCGCACCCAGTGGAAGAGCACCAGTTCGAGCGCACCCTCACCCGTTCGGAACAGGCGCCGGCGTTGCAGACCTCGCGGAGCTTGCAGGACGTGCTCAATGCCCGGATGGCCTCGATGCAACGCGAAGCACACAGCGGTCCGGTGAGCCCCATTGCGGCCCCCATGGCGATTCCCATGGCGGGCTCGCAGCTGGCGGGAGTTGGAACCTCGCCCTCCGGCGCGGCCGTCGGCCTGCGCCGCGGCGGTAGCGGCACCGCGGGCGGTGGGACGGGTGCCGGCGGCTCCAGCGCGACGGGGAGCGGTGGCGGTGGGACGCGGCCCGTGGCCTTGACGCGGGCGGGCACTGGCCTGCCGGCCACGTCGCTCCCGCAGCTGGCGACCGTGAGCGCGCCCAGTTTCGAGAGCCAACGCTCCAAACCCCAGGACGTGGACAACGCCAAGGTGCGGAAGCTCGCCGGCGCCTCGCTCCTCGGTCCGATCGCGGATCGCAACATCCTGCAGCAGCAGACGCCGGCCTATCCGGACTGGGCCGAGGTGCAAGGTGTCGAGGCGACCGTGAGTCTCTACTTCGTGGTCCGACCCGACGGTCACATCAAGGAGAACATCTTGGTGGAGAAGACGTCGGGCTTCGAAGACTTCGACGCCAATGCCGTGACCGCATTGCGCGGCTGGCGCTTCGAAGCGTTGGGTCCCGGCTCCACCGGTGAGCAGTGGGGACGGATCACGTTCCATTACCGGTTGAGCTCCGGTTGAGATCGGCCGCGAAGCGAGCCGGCCGAGCGCCGGACCAGACCATGACCGCACGCCGGTCGCCACAGGCCGAGCCCACCGGTCGAGACCTGCGAGGTGATGGGAGATGACGGTGCAACGAGTTCCATGGATCGCTGCGGCCATGACCGCCACGCTCTGGCTCACGCCGGTCGCGCTGGACGCGAAGCTCGCCAAGAGCGACAGCACCACGAGCCAGGCCAAGGCGGCGGCACCCACGGCGAAGGCCACGACGGCAGCGTCGTCGAGTGCACCGTCCAAGTCGGTGAGCCAGACGGCCAAGAGTACCGACTCCAAGCCTGCGGCACCGGCGACCAAGGCCAAGGCGAAAGCGTCGCCGGCCAAGACCGCCGCGGCGCCCAAGGCCGAAGACACCACACCGGCGCCCCCGAATCCCGGCAAGAGCGCAGCGAAGCCGAAGATGACCCTACCCGCCGGTCAGGAAGGCACTGCGTTCGGCAGCCTCACGGTGGAAGGGGAGGATCGCATCCGCATCGAGTTCGAGCGCCCGCCGCTCGATCTCCAGCTCGACCCGCGCCAGAGCCCCGGGTTGGAACTCGGGGATTCGCAAGAGATCCTCGACCGCGAGAAGCCGGAGCTGGTGAGGCCGTATCTGCAGACCTCGGCGCTGGTGCGCACACCCTACCAGGGGCGGCCCTGGCTCGACGAGATGACCACCGGGCCGGTGGCGCGTTTCCATCCGGCGGTGACCGGGGTGGAGCGCTGGCGGCTGGCGGTGGTGGACTCGCGGGGCGAACAGGTCGTGGAGTTCAAAGGCACCGGCTCGCCCCCCAAGGAGATCGAATGGAACGGTCTCAATGCGACGGGCAAGCCCTGCCAGCCGGGCCTGACCTACTCTTACGTTTTCGAGGCCTTCGACCGGGCGGGCAACAAGCGTAACTTCGTCGGCGACGGTTTCCAGCTGCCTTCCTATCGGCGCGAGACGCCGCAGGCGCTGGTGCTCCTCTTTGCCGGCGAGCGGCTCGGAGGCCCGGCGGCGAACCGGCCGGGTACAGCACCGGCTCCCATCGTCCTCGAGGCGGCGAGCTGGATCAATCAGTCACCGCGCACGCAGCAGCCGATCCAGGTGAAGGCGACGGCACGCAGCTTCGAGGTGGCGAATGCATTGTCGCAGACGCTCGTGCAGCAACTCGGGTCGCTCGTGATCGGTGATCCGGCCCGCATCCAGGCGCAGAGCGCCGTGGAACCCGATGCGCCGCCGCAAGGGAGCGTGGCGATCACCATCGCGCCCTGAGCTTCAGGTGGACCCCGTGCCCGGAGCGCGTCCCGGTTCGTCCGGGTCGTCCTCCGGGCGCGGCGTTTCAGACTCTACTTCCAGCTCGACGAACAGCGCCTCCGCCAGAGCCAGAGCGCGAGTCTCGGCCAGGTCGAGCGTCCACTCCGGCTGCAGCTCGAGACGCAGGCGCCGTCCCACCTCGGCAGCGAAGGCCTCGAACTCCGCCGGTTCCGCCTCGAGCTCCCGCGCGTAGTGCGCCACCATCGCCTGCACGGACTTCTCGGCCAGGAAGGTCAAACGCCGGCGCCGCCGGTTCTTGTGCCGGTGCGAGGTGAGATCGGCGTGCTCGTAGCGACGATCGAGGGACGGGTGCAACGTCAGGCCCCGCCTTCGCTCTTCCTGTCGGTGCATGGGTTCCCCTAAGCCCGGTTCGAGCGGCCCAACCCCTCGTGGTTCCCTGTTCCCATGATCGCGCCTGCCTCGGACCGGCGCAAGCCGGCCTGGCCGGTCATCACTGGGTGGCCTGGCGCAATCGAGGTCGCTGGCAAGGTTGGGGAGTCTCCACCTTCCACCCCGACGAGGGTCTGCGAGGAATCTCGACGACAGCAGCGGAAAGAGCAGCGCTCATCCCGCAACCTTCGTTTTACAATGAGAAGCGGGACGAGGATGTTCCCCTCCAGGTGGCGACGCCAGGCGTCCTGGGGAATGACGGTAATCCGGACGGAGATGTCCTGACTGCAACCGTCGCCACCGGTCCCGCCAACACCTGCTCGTTTTGACTGTCAACGGC
This sequence is a window from Candidatus Krumholzibacteriia bacterium. Protein-coding genes within it:
- a CDS encoding biopolymer transporter ExbD — translated: MFQKSLPKSDDLSINMTPLIDVSLVLVVILLLAAPLAFEASIGVNQAEARAQKAKQVEKHEFIEIAVVSDDSVRINRRMVGRENLTYALQPLLERSAERQVLLSCADGITHGTFVEVLDVTKCAGASEIAVLGR
- a CDS encoding biopolymer transporter ExbD codes for the protein MGALIVKPKVPMAKINVTPIIDVALTLVVILMMTMPMLSVANIDVEVPQARTRGIESQSRLTVTLGRSGELAIDDDMVEFARFDNELHSRLQGTGEGTLVVVRADRGVQYAQVADILARVRGAGAQRMAVAASPKTEERQ
- a CDS encoding tetratricopeptide repeat protein encodes the protein MRSMQVAGVVALLVAAPALTQGGEEVSTRPATLAEVGMQLEQVPLRAPAEREAALADVEQALSQAQRGGLSGDRRLAAQLLAGEVQYGRHDYARASQYFGEAEKSGGVFADDAGMARIQALEAKGQDAEAAKEWAKWEKRYPQSSLLPEVRLARTWNAIRRMALEEAARTLAELVKQRPHLQKDPRVVLADATLHYLNQRYNEALAALGTQSGAGPTYLRALCQAALGARLKAAAHYQEVVDRYPESPLREHAMLAKANSFLESKAFRSAAEEFRRVAERVQTPDLRAEAELRRAGALVLDGDTATGSSELQGVVAKYPGTGFAARAQYLLGEVAYSQQQYEPAIVEYNRLLTTYFEHALAATAQYRVGRCLDALNRKAEATSAYQAVVRGYPLEAESPAAAYLAGVGLMEQGKPLIAAPYFQLVLDRYAQRPKDAAVLVFASPEHQELVEAALCLLELCYHKAGDLGQLSGAPHMTLQQMPPSRSSWRAYALLIDADALAAMGRHDEAQGTLSKLVQEFPDHAVALHANRLLAWTYAQQGKDALAIETEQRMLVRYAATGNADFLGSAYLNKAHVLFNSKKYAEAAAAYDDYLKRFAGHSGRQLALYQAGVAYTRLDRNGDAVDRWEMLVKEAPKSEIAERAWARVGDLYFRAEHYADAKRCYQGLLENFAESQAAALAHLRLAQCDYNAGRDGEALQEFSEVGQRYPGTVMAKEAARGSELALYRLGQDKGGIATLAQLVEQYPTSSFAADAQFRIAMHHYEAKRWAEAIEGFRRVVTQFPGFTAADQAHFLMADAAEQNQQTDEARRGYDQFLMFFPESELRPTAQFRLGMLDFQAGDHMRAAVQFTGVLDSEKANAETRTACLYNLALCQRVLGDTEAARTSLERYRTEHPGDPRSIDVAYQLGDLHEKAGHCGQALEEYQKALAGGPPAKLAVELYYRMGACREQEGQADAAVASYQKAMQASDKSDAFRLSAVVRLATLHEEKGNFKGALAAYRDLVRNAKDAEMVAAAKERVAQLEAAVP
- a CDS encoding MotA/TolQ/ExbB proton channel family protein is translated as MMSFDWLQIIGTSPTMLCLLACSVLTTGVVLERLYYYWKRRGNPDETLATAMTRLRAGEVKEAIWACRKTGHPMGSVAAQVLEQRGLPAQEVEEKMQVSLSEQRLLLERNMGFLGTMAGAAPLIGLLGTVWGIMRAFHDMAMSGSSSPSVVAAGIAEALITTATGLVVAVPALMFHNHFARQMNVMLTVAENHTRSLRAAAGEHSVSGRHVPEGATTRHPVGAGA
- a CDS encoding energy transducer TonB; translation: MSAIAARQEHRFISVQTRRAQITSFLVHLILLTWLALRPMVLAEGPTLTEIAWIDPSSLKPASPPPGPASPPPAAAAAEAAAPSTQATRPHPVEEHQFERTLTRSEQAPALQTSRSLQDVLNARMASMQREAHSGPVSPIAAPMAIPMAGSQLAGVGTSPSGAAVGLRRGGSGTAGGGTGAGGSSATGSGGGGTRPVALTRAGTGLPATSLPQLATVSAPSFESQRSKPQDVDNAKVRKLAGASLLGPIADRNILQQQTPAYPDWAEVQGVEATVSLYFVVRPDGHIKENILVEKTSGFEDFDANAVTALRGWRFEALGPGSTGEQWGRITFHYRLSSG